The genomic interval ACAAATATTCAAGCTGCACCTCGATCAACCATGTCGTCTGCCACGGCATGCCCAATGCCAAGCCGCTGCGCGAGGGCGACATCATCAATGTCGACGTCACCTATATCCTCGACGGCTGGCACGGCGATTCGAGCCGGATGTATCCGGTCGGTCAGTTGAAGCGGGCGGCCGAACGGCTGCTGGAAGTGACCTACGAATCGTTGCTGCGCGGCATTGCAGCGGTGAAGCCCGGCGCGCGCACCGGTGCCATCGGCGAGGCGATCCAGACCTATGCCGAAAGCGAGCGCTGCTCGGTGGTCCGCGATTTCTGCGGCCACGGCGTCGGCCGGCTGTTCCACGACGCGCCGAATATTCTGCATTACGGCCGCAAGAACGAGGGACCGGAGCTGAAGGAAGGCATGATCTTCACCATCGAGCCCATGCTCAACCTCGGCAAGCCCCATGTGAAGGTGCTGAATGACGGCTGGACCGCGGTGACCCGCGACCGCTCGCTTTCGGCCCAGTACGAGCATACCGTCGGCGTCACCAGCGATGGCTGCGAGGTATTCACGCTGTCGCCCGGCGGCTACGACCGACCGGGTCTGACGCCGGCGCTTTAGGCCGTGTCAGGATTGGAATCGATGTTTCCTGCTATCGCTCCAGGAGCCGCATGAAGAAACCGCCCGCCAAAGGCAACCCAGCCGGCCTTGAAGAAGACGGCCCCGACGAGCGGACGTTCTTCGCCGATCAGCCGCCCGAACGTCCGTTCCGGGGCGGCGATATCCGTGACAAGACGCCAAGCCATGTCCTCGGCCATCGCGACCGGCTGCGCGCCCGTTTCCGGGAGAGCGGAGCGAATGCGCTCGCCGATTATGAAATCCTCGAACTGCTGCTGTTCCGGCTGATCCCGCGCCGCGATACCAAGCCGATCGCCAAGGCGCTGATCGAACGGTTCGGCTCGCTTGGCGGCGTGTTCGGCGCGCCGGCGGAACTGCTGCAGGAGGTCCCGGGCATCGGTGAGACCGTCGCCTTCGACCTTAAATTGATGTCAGCGCTAGCCCAGCGCAGCATCAAAAGCTCGCTGAAAGACCGTCCGATCCTCGGTTCGTGGTCGTCGGTGATCGACTATTGCAACGCGGCCATGGCGCATGAAACCCGCGAACAATTCCGCATCCTGTTCCTCGACAAGCGCAACAAGCTAATCGCTGACGAAATCCAGGGCATCGGCACGATCGACCATACGCCGGTCTATCCGCGGGAGGTGATCAAGCGGGCATTGGAACTGTCGGCGACGGCGATCATACTGGTCCACAACCACCCCTCCGGCGATCCGACCCCTTCGCGCGCGGATATCGACATGACCCATATGATCATCAACAGCGCCAAGCCGCTCGGCATCACGGTGCATGACCACATCATCATCGGCAAGGATGGCTATGTCAGCTTCAAGGGCTTAAAGCTCATCTGAGGCCATGGACTCGGCATGCAGCTTGTGGCTGTATGTAATGAAAACATCACGAAGCGGGACCATATTGCGCCGCAAACTCCGCGCTGTTGCGGCGCGGGGACCATTTCACGTAAAGCATTTCGCATGTCAGGCGGAATCATCCGGCGACGGCGGACATGCGGCAGAACAAGTTGATTGTGCCTCCCGGCACATATCTTTGAATTTGAATAACCAAATCGGGGTGATTTCATGAATTCTTACGATCTGGTCGTCATCGGCAGCGGTCCGGCCGGCCGGCGCGCCGCGGTGCAGGCCGCCAAGCTCGGCAAGACGGCGCTCGTCATCGACAAAGGCTCCCAGGTGGGCGGCGTCTCGGTCCACACCGGCACCATTCCCTCCAAGACGATGCGCGAAACCGTGCTGAACCTCACCGGCTGGCGCGAGCGCGGCTTCTACGGCCGCTCTTACCGGGTCAAGCAGAAGATCACCGCCGACGACCTGCGGGCCCGCCTGATCAAGACGCTGGATTACGAGATCGACGTTCTGGAATGGCAGTTCGAGCGCAACCGCGTCGAGCAGGTGCGCGGCTTTGCTCATTTCGTCGATGCCCATACGATCGAGATCGAGAAGGACAGCGGCGAAATCCAGCGGGTTCATGCCGAGGCCGTGCTGATCTCGGTCGGCACGCGGCCCTATCGCCCGCCGAACGTGCCCTTCGACGGCCAGACGGTGATGGACAGCGACGAGCTGCTCAACATCAAGGCGATCCCGCGTTCGATGATCGTCGTCGGCGCCGGCGTGATCGGCATCGAATATGCGACGATCTTTTCCGCGCTCGATACCCAGGTGATCGTGGTCGAGCCGCGCGACAGCATGCTGGATTTCATCGACCGCGAGATCCGCGACAATTTCGCGGCGCAACTGCGCGACCGCAACGTCAAGCTCCTGTTTGGCGCGGGCGCGGACAAGGTGGAGAAGATCGCCGACGGCAAGGCGCGCGTCACACTCTCCAACGGCCGGGTGCTGATGGCCGAATCGGTGCTGTTTGCCGCCGGCCGCCAGGGCGCGACCGACACGCTGAACCTGCAGTCCGTGGGGCTGGAGGCCGATCGTCGCGGCCGCATCAAGGTCGATCCGATCACCTTCCAGACCGATGTGCCGCATATCTACGCCGCCGGCGATGTGATCGGGTTTCCGGCGCTGGCCTCGACCTCGATGGAACAGGGCCGGATCGCCGCCCGCCACGCCGTGGGCGCGGAGGCCGAGGAGCCGCCGCAATTCTTCCCCTACGGCATCTATGCCGTGCCGGAAATGTCGACCTGCGGCATGACCGAGGAGGAGATCCAGGAACGCGGCATCGCCTATGAATGCGGCCTCGCCTTCTTCCGCGAAACCTCGCGCGGCCATATCATGGGCATCCAGAACGGCCTTCTGAAGATGATCTTCTCGCTGAAGACCCACCGTCTGCTCGGCGTCCATATCGTCGGCGAAGGCGCGACCGAACTGATCCATATCGGCCAGGCGGTGCTGAACCTCAAAGGCACGGTCGAATATTTCGTCGAGAACACCTTCAACTATCCGACCCTTGCCGAAGCCTACAAGATCGCCGGCCTCGATGCCTCGAACAGGATCGCGATGCTGGAGGCCGCCGAGCAGCAGGATTAGGTCGTGTTCGACGCGCTGCTGGCCGAATGGCGGCTGACGCCGGACGGCGCGCCGATCATGACGGCGACCGGCGCATTGCTGCCGGTTCTTCGCGACGGCCGGCCGGCGATGCTGAAGCGGTTCACAGATCCGGAGGAAGCCATCGGTGCCGCCCTGCTCAAATGGTGGAACGGCGATGGCGCAGCCCGCGTCCTCGCCGAAGCCGACGATGCGATATTGATGGAACGGGCGACGGGAGCGGTCGCGCTCACCGCCCTGTCGCTTGGCGGCGAGGATGATCGCGCCTGCCGCCAGATCTGCGTCACCGCCGCGCGGCTGCATGCCGACCGCCCTGCCCCTTTGCCCGCGCTGACACCGCTCGACCGCTATTTCCGGGCGCTGCTGGAGGCGACGCCCGGCAAACACCCATTCCTCGCCCGGGCGTCGGACGAGGCGCGCCGCCTGCTGAAAGACCCGCAAGATCTTCGCCCGCTTCACGGCGACCTGCACCAAGGCAATATTCTGGATTTCGGCGAACGCGGCTTTCTCGCAATCGATCCCAAGGGGCTTTACGGCGAGCGCGCCTTCGACTTCGCCAATATCTTCTGCAATCCGGATATCGATGTCCCGGACGCCGTCATCGCGCGCGATGAGAGCCGCTTCGACCGCCGTCTGGACATTGTCGCAGCGGCCGCCGATCTCGACCGGACACGCCTGCTCCGCTGGATTATTGCCTGGTGCGGCCTCTCCGCCATATGGTTTCTGCGGGATGATGATGCCCGGGCCGACATTCCGCTGACCGTCGGAAGGCTCGCGCTCAAACGGCTTGCGAAAGGCTGAAAGTCGCGAAATTTGAAAATCGTCAGCCGCAAAACCGCGCGGACGAACCGACGTAGCAGACTGCGGACAAGCCTATCCCCTTTACGGACGTCATCCTCGGCCCTGTGCCGAGGATCTAACCACCTTTCCACACGAGCGGAGTTGGCGTTTGGGAATAGGGTGTATTTAAATAGATTTTCGCCCGAAACGCTGGTCGTGCTGATACGTGCTTAGATCCTCGGGTCAAGCCCGAGGATGACGCAGTGGGTGGAGAGACGACCATCAAGGAACCGAAATCCCAGGGAAATGTGGACGCAAGTGGCTAAACCGGACACCGCGGTGGGTCAAGCCCGAGCAACTGTGTGCTTTTCTGTCAAGTTGTTTGTGCATTGAGGATCGGTCTTTGCTCCCGAATGGCTGTGTTGAGGGCGACGAGGAGCTTTCTGGCGATGGCGACGATCGCGGCTTTGGGTGCCTTGCCGCGACTTCGCAGATGGTCGTAGTGCTGTTTCCACCGCCCGGTTCTGATCGCGGCAAGGGCGGCCATGTAGAGGGCATCGCGCACCCGCTTTCGCCCACCCTGGACATGGCGTTTGCCGCGCATGAGGCCGGATTCGCGCGCGATCGGCGCCACGCCGGCCAGGGCGGCGATCGCGCGCCGATCGACACGTCCCAGTTCGGGCAGGCTGGCAAGGATGACGGCGGCGCAAACCGGCCCTACGCCTGCGGCCGAACGCAGCAGCGCCGCGTCCTGGGCGAGGTCGCAGGCGTTCTTGATGGCGCTGGCGATGCGTCGCTCAAGCGCGCGGATCTGGACGTCGAGCAGGGCGATCACGGCCTCCAGGCTTTCCGTCACCACCGGATCGGCGACGCCCTTCAGGCGGATACGTTCGGCCTTGCGCATCGCGACCAACTGGTCGCGGCGGCTGTTGAGGCCCTGAAGCTTCAGCCGTTCGGGCGAAGCCGGGGCGGTGGCCGGCAGGTCGAGATTGACGCCGTAAAGCGCCAGCATGCGCGCATCCACCGCATCGGTCTTGGCCAGCATGCCGATGGAGCGGGCAAAGTCCCGGGCGCGGCGGGGATTGGCGCGATGGAAGGAAAGCTCCGCCTTCTCAAGCGCCCGCACCAATGGCTGGTCCCACGGGGCGGTGGCTTCCAGCACCACGAACGCCCGGTGTTCGAGCGCAAGGCCGATCAGGGCGGCGATGCCCGCCGAATCGTTGGAAAAGCTGCACGACCTGGCAGCCGGGTGAAGATAAACATCGAGACGCCGACCGGAGACATCGCAACCGATCGTGTTTTGTGGCAAGGTCATGATCCCATCCTTGTCCTACGGGCTCGGCGCGCCAACGCCGGCCCCGGCAACTGTTCGGGGTGGTTGACGAAAGGCGGGCGGCGTTTCCAGCTCGGGCACGGTCGCATAACGACCAAGGATGACACGAAACACCGTCCGCCAATCAGACTGCCGCGTTCACGGCAGACGTCAACAGACAAGGATGACGAGGGAGAATGGGGCGGGCACCGCTAACAAAAAAACCCGCCCGGGCGAACCGGGCGGGTTTTAAATTCACGAAGCCGCAGGCTTATTCGGCGCTGTCCTCGGCCTTCTTCGGTGCAGCCTTCTTGGCCGGAGCCTTTTTCTTCGGCGCGGGCTTCTCGTCGCCGTCGGCATCAGCCTTGGCAGCAGCCTTCTTCGGAGCGGCCTTCTTGGCCGACGCCTTCTTGGCGGCAGGCTTTTCAGCCTCTTCGGAAGCAGCATCATCTTCGGACTTGGCTGCGGCCTTCTTCGGGGCGGCCTTCTTCTTGGCGGCAGGCTTCTCGTCAGACTTCTTGGTCGCTGCAGCAACCTCGTCGTCGTCGTCCGCCATCAGCTCTTCCTTGGAGACCGTGACATCCTTGACGTCGATGCCTTCGAGCAGGTGGTCGACCACCTTTTCCTCGAAGATCGGCGCGCGCAGCGAAGCCTGGGCGCCGGGGGTTTCGCGGAAGAACTTCAGGATTTCCTGCTCCTGGCCGGGATACTGACGCATCTGGTCATAAAGCGCGCGCTGCATTTCCTCATCGGAAACCTGAACGCCGGCCTTCTCGCCGATTTCGGAAAGCACGAGGCCGAGGCGAACGCGACGTTCGGCAAGCTTGCGGTATTCGCCGCGCGCTTCCTCTTCCGTGGTGTCCTCATCCTCGAAGGTCTTGCCCGAACGCTCCAGATCGGCCTGAACCTGACGCCAGATGTTCTCGAACTCGGCTTCAACCAGCGACTGCGGCGCTTCGAAGGCGTACTGTTCATCGAGCTGATCGAGGATCTGACGCTTGACCTTCTGGCGGGTGAACTGGTTGTACTGGCCGACGATCTGCTCGCGCACGAGTTC from Martelella mediterranea DSM 17316 carries:
- the map gene encoding type I methionyl aminopeptidase, which gives rise to MVNYADAATAPLKNDGTIRLYDEAGFEKMRQVCRITAGCLDSLADLIKPGVTTEEIDRHVLQYGLDHGVVPATLGYRGYKYSSCTSINHVVCHGMPNAKPLREGDIINVDVTYILDGWHGDSSRMYPVGQLKRAAERLLEVTYESLLRGIAAVKPGARTGAIGEAIQTYAESERCSVVRDFCGHGVGRLFHDAPNILHYGRKNEGPELKEGMIFTIEPMLNLGKPHVKVLNDGWTAVTRDRSLSAQYEHTVGVTSDGCEVFTLSPGGYDRPGLTPAL
- the radC gene encoding RadC family protein; the encoded protein is MKKPPAKGNPAGLEEDGPDERTFFADQPPERPFRGGDIRDKTPSHVLGHRDRLRARFRESGANALADYEILELLLFRLIPRRDTKPIAKALIERFGSLGGVFGAPAELLQEVPGIGETVAFDLKLMSALAQRSIKSSLKDRPILGSWSSVIDYCNAAMAHETREQFRILFLDKRNKLIADEIQGIGTIDHTPVYPREVIKRALELSATAIILVHNHPSGDPTPSRADIDMTHMIINSAKPLGITVHDHIIIGKDGYVSFKGLKLI
- the sthA gene encoding Si-specific NAD(P)(+) transhydrogenase — protein: MNSYDLVVIGSGPAGRRAAVQAAKLGKTALVIDKGSQVGGVSVHTGTIPSKTMRETVLNLTGWRERGFYGRSYRVKQKITADDLRARLIKTLDYEIDVLEWQFERNRVEQVRGFAHFVDAHTIEIEKDSGEIQRVHAEAVLISVGTRPYRPPNVPFDGQTVMDSDELLNIKAIPRSMIVVGAGVIGIEYATIFSALDTQVIVVEPRDSMLDFIDREIRDNFAAQLRDRNVKLLFGAGADKVEKIADGKARVTLSNGRVLMAESVLFAAGRQGATDTLNLQSVGLEADRRGRIKVDPITFQTDVPHIYAAGDVIGFPALASTSMEQGRIAARHAVGAEAEEPPQFFPYGIYAVPEMSTCGMTEEEIQERGIAYECGLAFFRETSRGHIMGIQNGLLKMIFSLKTHRLLGVHIVGEGATELIHIGQAVLNLKGTVEYFVENTFNYPTLAEAYKIAGLDASNRIAMLEAAEQQD
- a CDS encoding aminoglycoside phosphotransferase family protein codes for the protein MFDALLAEWRLTPDGAPIMTATGALLPVLRDGRPAMLKRFTDPEEAIGAALLKWWNGDGAARVLAEADDAILMERATGAVALTALSLGGEDDRACRQICVTAARLHADRPAPLPALTPLDRYFRALLEATPGKHPFLARASDEARRLLKDPQDLRPLHGDLHQGNILDFGERGFLAIDPKGLYGERAFDFANIFCNPDIDVPDAVIARDESRFDRRLDIVAAAADLDRTRLLRWIIAWCGLSAIWFLRDDDARADIPLTVGRLALKRLAKG
- a CDS encoding IS110 family transposase, which encodes MTLPQNTIGCDVSGRRLDVYLHPAARSCSFSNDSAGIAALIGLALEHRAFVVLEATAPWDQPLVRALEKAELSFHRANPRRARDFARSIGMLAKTDAVDARMLALYGVNLDLPATAPASPERLKLQGLNSRRDQLVAMRKAERIRLKGVADPVVTESLEAVIALLDVQIRALERRIASAIKNACDLAQDAALLRSAAGVGPVCAAVILASLPELGRVDRRAIAALAGVAPIARESGLMRGKRHVQGGRKRVRDALYMAALAAIRTGRWKQHYDHLRSRGKAPKAAIVAIARKLLVALNTAIREQRPILNAQTT